A genomic segment from Maniola jurtina chromosome 9, ilManJurt1.1, whole genome shotgun sequence encodes:
- the LOC123868393 gene encoding E3 SUMO-protein ligase ZBED1-like: protein MNNKRSKLWGFFTQTKDDKAKCDLCNSLYSVKGGSTTNLKKHLIKKHRSTYETIIPCSVSDAAVLEAPIPSTSSNTESIQPVNKTNESNPQQTKLSAFIKRPVGVVREKKINDLIFKMIVLDLQPFSVVEDAGFKNLINYLEPGYKMPSRYILSNTLLDAQYAEVQKKLKEELESAKYISITTDGWTSRATTSYQAVTAHYLLNWQLKSALLGCFECHERHTAEYIKNELYSLLSHWSIQNKIFVCVTDNAANMKAAIRLTNYEHLPCVAHTLNLVVRAGLQDCGLGELIKKIKVIVEHFHKSSIATKKLISMQEQLMPNQKALKLKMDVITRWNSTLDMIERISSLQEPLEACLGILHNPVENLSEGEWQSLPEIIKILKPFKQLTEEMSSEKKVTVSMVLASTESMMTIFHNLDTNIITDTGKKLTNKILTEFKSRFKNCYRHPVLSKAALLDPRFKKLAFRFDTSSYESAKDALKTELQNEFNFHKQPIERNENESTLAIYTGDTDADNDSLWKDFDALATSASASNSMVSSSIITMRQYLEERIIPRNECPLKWWQARAILYPELSNLAEKYLSVMASSVPSERTFSKSGQILSERRSSIQPKRMEKILFLNMNQRFLP from the coding sequence ATGAACAACAAAAGAAGTAAACTGTGGGGGTTTTTTACGCAAACTAAAGACGATAAGGCAAAATGTGACCTTTGCAATTCATTGTACTCAGTGAAAGGCGGCTCTACTACAAATTTGAAAAAGCATCTCATAAAAAAACACAGATCAACCTATGAAACCATCATTCCATGCTCCGTGTCAGATGCAGCAGTTCTAGAAGCTCCTATACCATCAACTTCATCAAATACAGAATCTATTCAGCCTGTAAATAAAACGAATGAAAGCAATCCGCAGCAAACTAAGTTAAGTGCCTTTATTAAACGTCCAGTAGGTGTagtgagagaaaaaaaaattaatgatttaatttttaaaatgatagTTTTAGACCTTCAGCCTTTTTCTGTGGTTGAAGAcgcaggttttaaaaatctaattaattACTTAGAACCAGGTTATAAAATGCCTTCAAGATACATTTTAAGCAATACTTTACTGGATGCTCAGTACGCAgaagtccaaaaaaaattaaaagaagaatTGGAGAGTGcaaaatatatttcgattaCCACCGATGGCTGGACTTCGAGAGCAACAACTTCGTACCAAGCTGTAACAGCTCATTATTTGTTAAATTGGCAGTTGAAGTCCGCTTTGTTAGGATGTTTTGAGTGTCATGAGCGACACACGGCCGAATATATTAAAAATGAGCTGTATAGTTTGCTTTCCCATTGGagcatacaaaataaaatatttgtctgCGTAACAGATAATGCAGCGAATATGAAGGCGGCTATACGGTTAACTAATTATGAACATTTGCCGTGTGTCGCTCACACTCTTAATTTAGTCGTGCGTGCAGGACTCCAGGACTGTGGGCTTGGGgagctaataaaaaaaataaaagtcattGTGGAGCATTTTCACAAGAGTTCAATAGCTACTAAAAAACTAATATCAATGCAGGAGCAGCTGATGCCTAACCAAAAAGCATTAAAGCTAAAAATGGACGTAATCACCAGATGGAACAGTACCCTAGACATGATTGAGAGGATTAGTTCACTTCAAGAACCATTAGAAGCGTGTCTTGGAATCCTTCACAATCCAGTAGAAAACCTTTCAGAAGGCGAATGGCAGTCACTaccagaaataataaaaattctgaaGCCATTCAAGCAGCTCACTGAAGAAATGTCTTCTGAAAAAAAAGTGACTGTTTCAATGGTTTTGGCTTCAACAGAAAGTATGATGACAATTTTTCACAATTTAGATACAAATATTATTACAGATACAGGAAAGAAACTGACGAATAAAATACTAACGGAATTTAAAAGTAGATTCAAGAACTGTTATAGGCACCCAGTATTATCTAAAGCAGCACTCTTAGACCCGCGTTTTAAGAAGCTGGCATTTAGGTTTGATACATCAAGTTATGAGTCTGCTAAAGATGCATTGAAAACTGAGCTGCAAAATGAGTTTAACTTTCACAAGCAGCCAATAGAACGTAACGAGAACGAATCGACGTTAGCTATATATACTGGCGACACCGACGCTGATAATGACTCATTATGGAAAGATTTTGACGCTTTGGCAACGTCAGCATCTGCTTCGAACTCCATGGTTAGCAGCAGCATAATTACCATGAGGCAATATCTAGAAGAACGCATTATTCCTCGAAATGAGTGTCCTTTGAAATGGTGGCAGGCACGGGCAATTCTATACCCCGAACTTTCAAACTTGGCTGAGAAATATTTATCAGTGATGGCTTCTTCGGTACCATCTGAAAGGACTTTTTCCAAATCGGGCCAAATACTAAGTGAGAGGCGCAGCTCTATTCAACCAAAGCGAAtggaaaagattttatttttaaatatgaacCAGAGATTCCTGCCATAA